From a single Nitrospirota bacterium genomic region:
- a CDS encoding DUF2292 domain-containing protein: MGSTERSDRQDPQAIEQAIRLALRGLRFGSIEIIVHDSKVVQIERKEKMRLEGEGPTATR, translated from the coding sequence ATGGGAAGCACAGAACGATCAGATCGGCAGGACCCTCAGGCAATCGAGCAGGCCATTCGCCTCGCCCTGAGAGGCCTTCGCTTTGGGTCCATCGAGATCATCGTGCATGACTCCAAAGTCGTGCAGATCGAGCGCAAGGAAAAGATGCGCCTTGAGGGCGAAGGCCCAACCGCCACACGCTGA
- the modA gene encoding molybdate ABC transporter substrate-binding protein has protein sequence MKHQWFRSLLFFGIATASLWVTPPVQAQPEPLTVAAANSLSDVFRKVLPLFEAQHKDINVRVIYGPSQTLRNQIEQGAPVDIFLPSLFEEIEQLEQKGLIIQGTKRAYAGTSLVLITSTTHPAPIGSVQDLQTVPIRRIAVGDPKSSSVGKVAAQFIKYNKLDAQLKSHYVFGEHSRAVLDLVANGEAEVGVLYRTDVVENAKVRILDTAQAGSHTPIRYGVAATWTAKNLSGAGDFITFLLTPEIQTLLQEHGFDRAIPQAGTAQGKEGQ, from the coding sequence GTGAAACACCAATGGTTCAGGTCCTTACTCTTCTTCGGAATCGCGACGGCATCGCTCTGGGTCACCCCACCCGTGCAGGCACAACCGGAGCCCCTCACCGTCGCAGCCGCCAACAGCCTCAGCGATGTGTTTCGTAAAGTACTGCCGCTTTTCGAGGCCCAGCACAAAGATATCAACGTGCGGGTTATCTACGGCCCCTCGCAAACGCTCCGTAATCAGATTGAACAGGGCGCACCAGTGGACATCTTCCTGCCGTCGCTGTTTGAGGAAATTGAACAGCTCGAACAGAAAGGGCTGATCATTCAAGGAACTAAACGGGCCTATGCCGGCACGTCGCTGGTCTTGATCACCAGCACGACCCACCCCGCCCCCATCGGCTCCGTCCAAGATCTGCAGACCGTCCCGATCCGACGGATCGCCGTCGGGGATCCCAAATCCTCGTCGGTAGGGAAAGTGGCGGCGCAGTTTATCAAATATAACAAGCTCGATGCCCAACTGAAGTCTCATTACGTCTTCGGCGAGCATTCCCGTGCCGTGCTCGATCTAGTCGCCAACGGCGAAGCTGAGGTCGGCGTCCTCTATCGGACAGACGTCGTCGAGAATGCGAAGGTCCGCATTCTCGATACAGCCCAGGCCGGTTCCCATACTCCTATCCGCTATGGAGTTGCCGCGACCTGGACCGCCAAGAACCTTTCAGGCGCGGGAGACTTCATCACATTTTTACTGACACCGGAAATACAAACCCTCTTGCAAGAGCACGGGTTCGATCGTGCAATACCACAGGCAGGGACCGCTCAAGGAAAGGAAGGACAATAA
- a CDS encoding aliphatic sulfonate ABC transporter substrate-binding protein, with amino-acid sequence MKILVVLFLGVWTLITPPSHAIAGDTIRVGHFPNMTHVQGLVAHHLSRSGRGWFEQRLGSDVKIEWYVYNAGPSAMEAILADSIDLTYVGPSPALNAYAKSNGEEVRIIAGAAAGGAALVIQQDSPLKQPADFRGKTIATPQLGNTQDIACRAWLASGGLTITQTGGDAFIVPTPNPDQLSLFQQKKLDAVWTAEPWVSRLEREAGGKVLVEQSKESITVLVSSVKFLKTKRELAKRFAQAHRELTDWILSHPEEAKKMVQQELAAETQAKVSAELIAHAWPRIGLTTEASPTEYQQFVAQAQRAGFMRKTPDLSRLIERVN; translated from the coding sequence ATGAAGATACTCGTTGTGCTGTTTCTAGGAGTCTGGACGCTCATTACCCCGCCCTCTCACGCCATCGCAGGGGACACGATCCGCGTCGGGCATTTCCCCAACATGACCCATGTCCAAGGCTTGGTGGCCCATCATCTCTCTCGCTCCGGCCGGGGATGGTTTGAACAACGGCTGGGAAGCGACGTCAAGATCGAGTGGTATGTCTACAATGCTGGACCAAGCGCCATGGAAGCGATCCTGGCGGACTCCATTGACCTTACCTACGTGGGCCCTAGTCCTGCATTGAACGCCTACGCCAAATCCAACGGCGAAGAAGTCCGGATTATCGCCGGCGCCGCCGCCGGGGGCGCAGCCCTCGTCATTCAGCAGGATTCGCCCCTCAAGCAACCAGCCGATTTCCGCGGGAAAACCATCGCCACCCCGCAACTCGGCAACACCCAGGACATTGCCTGCCGCGCCTGGCTGGCGTCCGGAGGTTTAACGATCACCCAAACCGGCGGGGATGCGTTCATCGTTCCGACCCCGAACCCTGATCAGCTCTCGTTATTTCAACAGAAGAAACTGGACGCCGTGTGGACAGCCGAACCATGGGTCTCGCGGCTGGAGCGGGAGGCGGGCGGCAAAGTCCTCGTGGAACAATCGAAAGAGAGCATCACCGTCCTGGTCTCAAGCGTGAAATTTCTCAAGACCAAGCGTGAGCTGGCGAAGAGGTTCGCTCAAGCTCACCGGGAACTGACCGACTGGATTCTCTCGCATCCGGAAGAAGCCAAGAAGATGGTTCAGCAAGAACTGGCAGCCGAAACACAGGCCAAAGTCTCAGCCGAGTTGATCGCACACGCTTGGCCCAGGATTGGGTTGACCACGGAGGCCTCTCCTACGGAGTACCAACAATTTGTCGCACAGGCCCAACGCGCAGGTTTTATGCGAAAAACGCCTGACTTGTCGCGGCTCATTGAACGGGTGAATTGA
- a CDS encoding ABC transporter ATP-binding protein, with amino-acid sequence MSETAQTHTLSPKLVLEHVSKWFKTSSLHVHALDDVTLRITEGEFVCLVGPSGCGKSTLLNIIAGLDRPDQGLVQADGQSITGPGPHRLVMFQEAALFPWLTVLGNVLFGLQLRNGLTAAARRETAEYYLELVGLKRFMHANVHELSGGMKQRVALARALAPNPSMLLMDEPFGALDALTREQLYGDIQRIWSQHRKTIVFVTHNVREAVCLGDRVILFSPNPGRIREEFAIPLPRPRDINSVDLARYATEITRVLKGYVQTEVAG; translated from the coding sequence ATGTCCGAAACGGCCCAAACACATACCCTATCCCCCAAACTCGTCCTCGAACATGTCTCGAAGTGGTTCAAGACCAGTTCGCTGCACGTGCATGCGCTCGATGACGTGACACTCCGCATCACTGAAGGAGAGTTCGTCTGTCTCGTCGGCCCCAGCGGCTGCGGAAAATCGACCCTGCTCAATATCATCGCCGGCCTCGACCGACCCGATCAGGGGCTGGTTCAAGCCGATGGTCAGAGCATCACAGGGCCGGGGCCCCATCGTCTCGTGATGTTTCAAGAAGCCGCGCTCTTCCCCTGGCTGACGGTTCTGGGCAATGTGCTGTTCGGGTTACAGCTGAGAAACGGGCTCACCGCCGCCGCGCGACGAGAAACCGCCGAGTATTATCTGGAACTCGTAGGCTTGAAGCGGTTCATGCATGCCAATGTGCACGAGCTATCGGGCGGCATGAAACAGCGGGTGGCCTTGGCCAGAGCGCTGGCTCCGAATCCCAGCATGCTCTTGATGGACGAACCCTTCGGCGCGCTGGATGCCCTGACGCGGGAGCAGTTGTATGGAGACATTCAACGTATCTGGAGCCAGCATCGGAAAACGATCGTCTTCGTCACGCACAACGTGCGCGAGGCCGTCTGCTTGGGAGACCGCGTGATATTGTTCTCGCCGAACCCTGGACGGATTCGCGAGGAATTCGCCATTCCCCTCCCTCGTCCACGCGACATCAACAGCGTGGATCTAGCCCGCTATGCGACGGAGATCACCCGCGTATTGAAAGGCTATGTCCAGACCGAGGTGGCTGGATGA
- a CDS encoding ABC transporter permease, producing MIARWLTASLFFVFLVVAWHLVVEAHIWSPVLLPSPLSVFEYLRSAVEDGTLREATVVTVRRLLIGYGLGILAGLPLGLLTASSRWCQDTIGILALGLQTLPSVCWVPLALLWFGQTESAMLFVVVMGTLWSLIIATDNGVRTVPPIYARAARSMGSTGLHTWTHVILPAALPFLLSGMKQGWAFAWRSLMAAEIFVTILTGFGLGHLLHYGRELSAMDQVIGVMLVVVIIDLAVDTTLFAPIERFLHRRWGTERA from the coding sequence ATGATCGCACGGTGGCTGACTGCATCCCTGTTCTTCGTGTTCCTCGTGGTGGCATGGCATCTGGTCGTGGAGGCACACATCTGGTCTCCCGTCTTGCTGCCCTCGCCCCTTAGCGTCTTTGAGTACCTTCGGTCCGCGGTTGAAGACGGCACGCTCCGGGAGGCTACGGTCGTCACCGTACGGCGGCTCCTCATCGGCTATGGATTGGGAATCCTCGCCGGGCTTCCCTTGGGATTACTCACCGCATCATCTCGCTGGTGCCAGGACACGATCGGCATCCTCGCGCTGGGACTCCAAACCCTCCCCAGCGTCTGCTGGGTGCCGCTGGCCCTGCTCTGGTTCGGCCAAACGGAATCCGCCATGCTGTTCGTCGTGGTAATGGGAACCCTCTGGTCATTGATCATTGCGACCGACAACGGAGTGCGGACCGTTCCCCCCATTTACGCCAGGGCCGCACGCAGCATGGGGTCGACGGGACTCCATACCTGGACGCATGTGATCCTGCCGGCGGCGCTTCCATTTTTGTTGAGCGGCATGAAGCAGGGCTGGGCCTTCGCCTGGCGTTCCCTCATGGCCGCCGAGATTTTCGTCACGATTCTGACCGGCTTCGGTCTCGGCCACTTGCTGCATTACGGTCGTGAATTGAGTGCCATGGACCAAGTGATCGGCGTCATGCTCGTGGTCGTCATCATCGACCTCGCGGTCGATACAACACTCTTTGCCCCCATAGAGCGATTTCTCCATCGCCGTTGGGGCACCGAACGGGCTTGA
- a CDS encoding ATP-binding protein, producing MPASWLSRLSIGQKLAISFGLIVILLIGSFSATLVYLSRVNSYVDRHQRITIPGVVTASEMLRNLFDMQTHMHHLLEHLDTATQAISLKTIADIEHRTLTALDTYQATHAARTHPVLYGMLQQHGRGNLADEENLTIVAIADGMSALRAQREDIETAASRHTKNPADTEFLYEQTAARIADAIASLIEVHRKIDVEMKIEGDRLVEQARLIVFGVVGLLGLLVLSIYLMMKQLVANPLKRLAATADRVAHHDLAAQFEPWPTQDEVGILANSLTAMLANLRERGTALMRKTKELEAFTYSIAHDLKGPLREIEGFSSLLEKRFQEAGDPQVQHHIDVIRRSALRLTHMIDALLKYSRLEQQDFPRTRFNVLEMINSLLVDRQSQFTGIAPRITINLPFADLYGEPVSIRQALVNLLDNAIKFSRFSPAPSINIGGQQTPTERRLWIQDNGIGFDTDQEQKLFGLFERLHNAQDYEGTGVGLAIVKMVMEKHGGRAWAESSPGTGSTFSLAFPNNQEAIS from the coding sequence ATGCCTGCCAGTTGGCTCAGTCGCCTCTCCATCGGCCAAAAGCTTGCCATCTCGTTTGGCCTGATCGTCATTCTATTGATCGGCAGCTTCTCCGCGACGCTTGTGTATCTCTCACGCGTGAATAGTTACGTCGATCGGCATCAACGGATCACGATCCCGGGCGTCGTCACGGCATCGGAGATGCTCCGCAACCTCTTCGACATGCAGACCCATATGCACCATCTCCTCGAACATCTGGACACCGCGACCCAAGCCATCAGCCTGAAGACCATCGCAGACATCGAGCACCGAACGCTCACCGCACTGGACACCTATCAAGCGACCCACGCCGCGCGAACACACCCCGTCTTGTATGGCATGCTCCAACAGCATGGACGGGGCAACCTGGCCGACGAGGAAAATCTCACGATCGTCGCCATTGCCGATGGTATGAGCGCTCTCCGCGCTCAGCGTGAAGACATCGAGACCGCTGCTAGCCGGCACACGAAAAATCCCGCAGACACAGAATTCCTCTATGAACAGACCGCGGCCAGGATCGCAGATGCCATCGCCTCGCTCATTGAAGTTCACCGCAAAATCGATGTGGAGATGAAAATCGAGGGGGATCGCCTCGTCGAGCAGGCACGGCTCATCGTCTTCGGAGTGGTCGGCCTGTTGGGGCTTCTCGTCCTGTCGATCTACCTCATGATGAAACAACTCGTGGCCAACCCTCTCAAACGCTTAGCCGCCACGGCAGACCGTGTCGCCCACCATGACCTCGCGGCGCAGTTTGAGCCCTGGCCCACGCAGGATGAGGTCGGGATCCTGGCCAACTCCCTGACGGCCATGCTGGCGAATCTCCGCGAGCGGGGCACCGCCCTGATGCGCAAGACCAAGGAACTCGAAGCCTTCACCTACTCTATTGCACATGACCTCAAAGGACCTCTTCGCGAAATCGAAGGGTTCTCCTCGCTCCTGGAAAAGCGATTTCAAGAAGCCGGAGACCCGCAAGTCCAGCACCACATCGACGTGATCCGTCGATCCGCCCTGCGCCTCACGCACATGATCGATGCCCTGCTCAAGTATTCACGACTGGAACAACAAGATTTCCCACGCACCCGCTTCAATGTGCTGGAGATGATCAACAGCCTGCTCGTCGACCGGCAGAGCCAGTTCACCGGCATCGCACCTCGGATCACCATCAATCTCCCCTTCGCCGACCTGTATGGCGAACCGGTCAGCATCCGGCAGGCCCTGGTCAATCTCCTCGACAATGCCATCAAGTTCTCCCGTTTCTCTCCGGCTCCAAGCATCAACATCGGAGGACAGCAGACGCCGACCGAACGTAGGCTCTGGATACAGGACAATGGTATCGGTTTCGACACCGACCAGGAACAAAAGCTCTTCGGTCTTTTCGAGCGATTACACAATGCCCAGGATTACGAAGGCACCGGCGTCGGCCTGGCCATTGTGAAAATGGTCATGGAGAAACATGGAGGCCGTGCCTGGGCCGAATCATCCCCTGGCACAGGCAGCACATTTTCTCTGGCATTTCCGAATAACCAGGAAGCGATCAGTTAG
- a CDS encoding sigma-54 dependent transcriptional regulator, producing the protein MRILIIDDEEYVRLVLEQALREEGCEVTAVTHGTAGIEALQTGTFECVITDLRMPGLDGRGVLKWVREHQPDLDVLMLTGHGDVKDAVEAIKQGAWDFLVKDTPFDAAAVNAALARLKTVRALRKENLAARHGGFTRDVIVEGPSQAWQTLKTKIAQVAPSNAAILIQGETGSGKEIAARLLHDLSRRASGPFIAINCGAISRELLESELFGHEKGSFTGATAAKPGLIAAAEGGTLFLDELGEMPGPMQVSLLRFLDRGEYRPVGSTRTLQANVRVVGATNQDIQELVHQGRFRDDLLYRINTVTLRVPPLRERKEDLPTLAEHILSTLRIPGTTKRTLSPEALQTLAAHSWPGNVRELRNVLEGIVLMSNSIGPIGQEEVVALLPKTRTTLHPGDQTQLSLDEIERLHIQRVLDATGGNKTQAAKTLAIDYKTLLTKLKKYRLVSDES; encoded by the coding sequence ATGCGCATACTCATCATCGACGACGAAGAATACGTTCGCTTAGTACTCGAGCAGGCGCTCCGCGAGGAAGGCTGCGAGGTGACCGCCGTCACGCATGGGACAGCAGGCATCGAGGCGCTTCAAACCGGCACCTTCGAATGCGTCATCACCGATCTTCGCATGCCTGGCCTCGACGGGCGAGGCGTCTTAAAGTGGGTCCGCGAGCATCAGCCAGACCTGGACGTCCTGATGCTGACCGGCCACGGCGACGTCAAAGACGCGGTCGAGGCGATCAAACAGGGGGCCTGGGATTTTTTAGTCAAGGACACGCCCTTCGACGCCGCAGCGGTCAACGCCGCATTAGCCAGGCTGAAAACCGTACGTGCCCTCCGCAAAGAAAACCTGGCGGCCCGCCATGGAGGCTTCACGCGCGATGTCATCGTCGAAGGACCCAGCCAAGCCTGGCAAACACTCAAAACCAAGATCGCGCAGGTGGCCCCCTCCAATGCAGCTATCCTCATTCAAGGGGAAACCGGTTCAGGCAAAGAAATCGCGGCGCGGCTGCTCCACGATTTGAGTCGGCGAGCCAGCGGACCCTTCATCGCCATCAACTGCGGCGCCATAAGCCGTGAACTCCTGGAAAGCGAACTCTTCGGACACGAAAAGGGCTCGTTTACCGGCGCAACTGCTGCAAAACCAGGGCTCATCGCCGCCGCCGAAGGGGGCACACTCTTTCTGGATGAACTGGGGGAAATGCCCGGTCCGATGCAGGTGAGCCTATTGCGGTTCCTGGATCGTGGCGAATACCGCCCCGTCGGCAGCACGCGGACGCTCCAGGCCAACGTCCGCGTCGTCGGAGCCACGAACCAGGACATCCAGGAGCTCGTCCACCAAGGCCGCTTCAGGGACGACCTGCTCTACCGCATCAACACCGTCACCCTCCGCGTGCCTCCACTCCGCGAGAGGAAGGAGGACCTGCCAACACTTGCCGAACATATACTTTCCACGTTACGTATCCCGGGAACCACCAAACGAACCCTCTCACCCGAAGCCCTACAAACGCTGGCCGCCCACAGTTGGCCCGGCAACGTGCGTGAACTGCGCAACGTGCTTGAAGGAATCGTGCTGATGAGCAACAGTATAGGTCCGATCGGCCAAGAAGAAGTCGTCGCCCTGTTGCCGAAAACCCGAACCACGTTGCACCCGGGAGATCAGACGCAGCTCTCACTGGACGAGATCGAACGGCTCCACATCCAGCGTGTCCTCGACGCCACCGGTGGAAACAAGACCCAGGCGGCCAAAACGCTCGCCATCGACTACAAGACGTTACTCACAAAGCTCAAAAAATATCGTCTCGTTTCTGACGAAAGTTAG
- a CDS encoding pyridoxamine 5'-phosphate oxidase family protein: protein MKRPASPAEQQAQQRFGSNARAAAFYANQMLDYLNPLMQQFIARQEMIFIATADAAGHCDCSFRAGTPGFVQVLDQKTVAYPEYRGNGVLASVGNILENPQIGMIFLDYYQSTVGLHVNGAARVLSPDDLTTIPHLPASMVEASRMKGGRRPEAWIIIDVEEAYIHCSKHVPLMKRQDKQIAWGTDDESVKGGDFFKTKPAPRL from the coding sequence ATGAAACGCCCGGCCTCGCCAGCAGAACAGCAGGCACAGCAACGATTCGGCAGCAATGCCCGCGCGGCAGCGTTTTATGCCAATCAGATGCTGGACTATCTGAATCCCCTGATGCAGCAGTTCATCGCGCGGCAGGAAATGATCTTCATCGCCACGGCCGATGCGGCGGGCCATTGCGATTGCTCCTTTCGCGCCGGCACGCCGGGATTCGTGCAGGTGCTCGATCAGAAGACCGTCGCCTACCCGGAATATCGGGGCAACGGCGTCCTGGCCAGCGTGGGGAATATTCTAGAAAACCCGCAGATCGGGATGATCTTTCTCGACTATTATCAGAGCACGGTGGGGTTACACGTGAATGGAGCCGCCAGGGTCCTCAGCCCCGATGACCTCACGACCATCCCCCATCTTCCAGCCAGCATGGTCGAAGCCTCTCGAATGAAGGGAGGCCGCCGTCCGGAAGCCTGGATCATCATCGACGTCGAAGAAGCGTATATCCACTGCTCCAAACATGTGCCCCTCATGAAGCGACAGGATAAACAGATCGCCTGGGGGACAGACGACGAGTCTGTGAAAGGCGGAGATTTCTTCAAAACGAAACCGGCTCCCCGACTGTAA
- a CDS encoding acetate uptake transporter translates to MSDELHSRRIDVLAIGLFGLAVGALTLGVAQLGGIPARDHVGTLVIALIFGGIVQILAGITDIRYHEQLGGTALTMYGFFWTTVCTAKLVSASTNFQIDMVLFAPINLVYFFFSAVMVYLTAYRNTTLCALHLVITATFLLTFLARLDQISEFLPGVFHILVGTMAFYHAVASLTTAFTGHPLLPLGPPLLHHRPAPARR, encoded by the coding sequence ATGTCCGATGAATTGCACTCGCGCCGAATCGATGTCTTAGCCATTGGCCTGTTCGGACTGGCGGTCGGCGCCCTCACCCTGGGCGTTGCACAGTTGGGAGGGATTCCGGCTCGAGATCACGTGGGTACGTTAGTCATCGCCCTGATCTTCGGCGGCATCGTGCAAATTCTCGCCGGAATTACCGACATCCGTTACCACGAGCAACTCGGCGGGACGGCACTCACGATGTACGGTTTCTTCTGGACCACCGTCTGCACGGCCAAGCTGGTCAGTGCGAGCACTAATTTTCAGATCGACATGGTGCTCTTCGCCCCGATCAACTTGGTCTATTTCTTCTTTTCAGCCGTCATGGTGTACCTAACCGCCTACCGGAATACGACGCTCTGCGCCCTGCACCTCGTCATCACCGCGACGTTCTTGCTCACCTTCCTGGCCCGCCTCGATCAAATCAGCGAATTCCTCCCTGGCGTCTTCCACATTCTCGTCGGAACCATGGCGTTCTACCACGCGGTCGCCAGCCTCACGACTGCCTTCACCGGCCACCCCCTGCTCCCGCTGGGGCCACCACTCTTGCACCATCGGCCGGCGCCAGCACGCCGCTAG
- a CDS encoding Tex family protein, translated as MVSLTTQPVSDAAQLKIIPLIAKELGVGPHQVAAAVALLDEGSTVPFIARYRKEVTGNLDDTHLRTLEERLLYLRELELRRTAILASIEEQGKLTDLLRGTIEAAATKQTLEDLYLPYKPKRRTRAQIAREAGLEPLADGLFADPTLDPELEAAKYLNVKPAAEGVEAINVPDAKSALEGARDILVERFAETAELLAKLRTRLWDQGVVTSTVMKGQEMAEEEKFRDYYAYSETIRTIPSHRALALFRGRALGVLKIDLGLGEALETVVPHPCIATIAAHVGIEDRGRRADKWLMGVCDWTWRVKVLLHLTVELLVQLREAAEAEAIKIFGRNLHELLLAAPAGPKAVLGLDPGIRTGCKVAVVDATGKLLETTTVYPLQPRNDWQGSLATLARLVVQHGVELISIGNGTGSRETDKLAIEVIKLVVAHKPEQKVAKIVVSEAGASVYSASAFAAAEFPELDVSLRGAVSIARRLQDPLAELVKIDPKAIGVGQYQHDVNQKALARSLDATVEDCVNAVGVDVNTASAPLLERVSGLNKVLAKNIVEYRDANGPFVNRTTIRKVPRLGDKTFEQAAGFLRINDGDNPLDRSSVHPEAYPVVERILARIGKGMMDVMGQPAVLKGLSPADFTDEKFGVPTVRDILTELEKPGRDPRPEFKTATFQEGIESLTDLHPGMVLEGVVTNVAAFGAFVDIGVHQDGLVHVSALANKFIKDPHEIVKPGQIVKVKVLEVDVKRQRISLTMRLDDVPGMASASSRVPAEASTGAVRDQRDRRPSAPQHASERQPQPAGTMAMALALARAKQQK; from the coding sequence ATGGTTTCTCTAACGACCCAGCCAGTTTCAGATGCGGCGCAGCTCAAGATTATTCCACTCATCGCCAAGGAACTTGGTGTCGGACCGCATCAAGTGGCGGCCGCGGTAGCCCTGCTCGACGAGGGTTCGACCGTGCCGTTTATCGCGCGCTATCGCAAGGAGGTGACCGGCAACCTGGACGATACCCATTTGCGCACGTTGGAGGAACGGCTCCTGTATCTGCGCGAATTGGAGCTGCGCCGTACCGCGATTCTGGCCTCGATCGAGGAGCAGGGGAAGCTCACAGATCTGCTTCGTGGCACCATTGAAGCCGCTGCGACCAAACAAACATTGGAAGACCTCTATTTGCCCTACAAGCCTAAGCGCCGCACGCGGGCGCAGATTGCGCGCGAAGCAGGATTGGAGCCATTGGCCGATGGCCTGTTTGCCGATCCGACGCTCGATCCTGAGCTGGAGGCCGCGAAGTATTTGAATGTGAAGCCTGCGGCTGAGGGCGTCGAAGCCATCAACGTGCCGGACGCCAAATCTGCGCTTGAAGGTGCGCGGGACATTCTGGTCGAGCGGTTTGCCGAGACCGCCGAGTTGCTCGCCAAGTTGCGGACCCGCCTCTGGGACCAGGGCGTCGTCACGTCCACCGTGATGAAGGGCCAGGAAATGGCGGAGGAAGAAAAGTTCCGCGATTACTACGCCTATTCCGAGACCATTCGCACCATCCCATCGCATCGCGCGCTGGCGCTATTCCGGGGCCGCGCGTTGGGCGTCTTGAAGATTGATTTGGGCCTGGGCGAGGCATTGGAAACGGTCGTGCCGCATCCCTGCATCGCCACCATTGCGGCGCATGTCGGCATCGAAGACCGTGGCCGTCGCGCGGATAAGTGGCTGATGGGTGTCTGCGATTGGACCTGGCGTGTGAAGGTGCTCTTGCATCTCACGGTGGAGTTGCTGGTGCAATTACGCGAAGCGGCGGAAGCCGAGGCGATCAAGATTTTTGGCCGCAATCTGCACGAGTTATTGCTGGCGGCGCCGGCGGGACCGAAGGCCGTGCTCGGCCTCGATCCCGGTATCCGCACCGGTTGCAAAGTGGCGGTGGTGGATGCGACCGGCAAGTTGCTGGAGACCACGACCGTGTATCCGCTCCAGCCGCGCAATGACTGGCAGGGATCGCTGGCGACTCTCGCACGGCTGGTTGTGCAACATGGCGTCGAACTGATTTCGATCGGCAATGGTACGGGCAGTCGGGAGACCGACAAGCTGGCCATCGAGGTCATCAAATTAGTTGTAGCGCACAAGCCGGAGCAGAAAGTAGCCAAGATCGTAGTCAGCGAAGCCGGCGCATCGGTCTATTCAGCGTCGGCCTTTGCCGCGGCTGAGTTTCCCGAATTGGATGTCAGTCTGCGCGGGGCCGTTTCCATTGCCCGTCGTCTGCAAGACCCGCTGGCAGAGCTGGTGAAGATCGATCCCAAGGCCATCGGCGTCGGTCAATATCAGCACGATGTGAACCAAAAGGCGTTGGCACGATCACTGGATGCCACCGTCGAAGATTGCGTGAACGCTGTCGGTGTGGACGTCAATACGGCTTCGGCTCCGTTGCTTGAGCGGGTGTCGGGTTTGAATAAGGTGCTGGCGAAGAATATCGTCGAGTACCGCGATGCGAACGGCCCTTTTGTGAACCGTACCACGATCCGCAAGGTACCGCGTCTGGGCGACAAGACGTTCGAGCAGGCCGCCGGTTTTCTGCGCATCAATGACGGCGACAATCCGCTGGATCGCTCCTCGGTCCACCCGGAAGCCTATCCGGTGGTCGAGCGCATTCTCGCGCGCATCGGCAAAGGCATGATGGACGTGATGGGTCAGCCGGCGGTGCTGAAGGGATTATCTCCCGCCGACTTTACCGATGAGAAATTCGGGGTGCCGACGGTGCGCGACATTTTGACCGAGTTAGAAAAACCGGGCCGCGATCCGCGCCCGGAATTTAAAACGGCCACATTCCAGGAGGGCATCGAGTCGCTGACCGACCTGCACCCCGGCATGGTCCTCGAAGGCGTCGTGACGAACGTCGCGGCCTTCGGCGCCTTCGTCGACATCGGGGTGCATCAGGACGGTCTCGTGCACGTATCGGCGCTGGCCAACAAGTTCATCAAAGACCCCCATGAGATCGTGAAGCCTGGCCAGATTGTGAAGGTGAAGGTGCTGGAAGTCGACGTGAAGCGCCAGCGCATCAGCTTGACTATGCGCCTCGACGATGTGCCAGGTATGGCTTCGGCTTCAAGCCGCGTGCCAGCCGAGGCCTCTACGGGAGCCGTACGCGACCAACGTGACCGGCGTCCGTCCGCACCTCAGCATGCTTCGGAACGCCAGCCGCAGCCGGCCGGGACGATGGCTATGGCGCTGGCGCTTGCTCGTGCCAAGCAGCAGAAGTAG